The following DNA comes from Candidatus Lokiarchaeota archaeon.
CCTGGTACATAATACGTTATCCGCACTTGTGCTGAGATTCACATCTGATGCCAATGAATCTCTATTCACCCACAGGACAGCTTTTCCCAAATTGTAAGGCCATCCACCATCTCTTGAGGGGCTTCCTTCCGTTGCTGAAGATAATCGTGACACAATGCCACTGATGTGGACAGTAATGGTTTTGGCGTCCTGTGATGAATCATCAATCGATATTCGAACTACATCGTTCACGGAGAAGTCATACTGGTCAGCAATAGATGCGGTAATAATCGCCCCACCTGAAGACACCTCGAGGTCTCGAAGTAAGTCTTTCATGACCGTTGACTCGTTCAAGGGAACCCCCATATAGTCATATCCGACTTTGCCATACTCGGCTGGATCAAGCGCCACGAGTTCAGCATGACCGGAGCGGCCAGTAGCTAAAGAAGCATCCATCTTGGAGAGAAGACTGGTCCCTTCAACCATAGAATGGGAAGTTACATTGTTGAAGAAGAGCTGCCAGGAGTCAACTCTTTGTTCGTCCATATGAAAAGACATATCGCTGCCAAAGGCAAAACGAGCATGATTTCGTCTAGTTCGGGGGAGTGAAGCATCAAGGACGGACATGTTCCATGCTAGACTGATTGCCAATACTAGTACAATGGCCGTGGAAGCACCAGATGATGCACTTCTTCCCACCCGGCGTATCCCAACTGATGACGGCAATTTGCCGAAGACACCATCAAAGGCGCTAGAGATTCTGCTAGCTCCCTGACGAATCCCCTTAACTGCCAGACTTGAAATTGCAATGAATAGGAGTAAGGGTGATACGGAGAGTACCGTAGATAGAATGGGGTTCTCAAGAATACTCACATCCAATGAATATAGCGAAACTAGGGTCAAGCCGGACATAATCAGCAGGAGTACATCCCAACGAATCCTTCGTAGGATACGAATTGCTTTGCCTAGTTTTCTATTTTGAGCAATATCGGGTTTTTCGACTGACCGTCCTAGGAAGAATCCTGCAAGTGTCATGAAGGGTATAAATAAGCCCACCATCGCAGAGAATAGAAGAGATTCCACTGTAATCAGAAAAGGTTCTGAGAAGAAGAGTGAAGGGTTAAACGTAAAATAGGCAGTGGATGAGATTGCCACTCTGCTCAGGAGGACCCCAAGAAAGAAGCCAATTATTGCTCCTATTCCCACGAGAAGACTCAATTCAATGGTGAACATCCTGTCGACTTCTCTTTCTGAGGCCCCTCTCGCTTGCAGCATCAGGAATTCATTCTTTCGCTGGTTGTAGCTATATCTGATAGCCAAGAAATCCAACAGGAAAACCATGAGGATAACACCGCTTGATTGAAGAATCTGTTCCGTTCTGGTTGAGGATCTCCATTCCATGTATTCACGGATTCCTATCTTCAACGTCCCCCATGTGAGTGCTTCGGTGGGGAGCTTCCTTCTGATACGGGTGCCGATGTCCTCAACGTACTTCAATGAAGCGGCGGCATTGTAGGGCGTCAGGGTTGTTCTATCAATATCTACATGGACTTCGAAATCACCAGCACTTTCAGCGAGCTGCTTAGGGGTAACCAGAGCCTTTACGTCACGCACATACCAGCTGGTTGTGTCATCAAAGACTGTACTCTCATTACTAGTCCACAAATCGAATATGCCCACGACTCGAAGATGGTAGGTATCGGATGCTTCGCTTTCACCCGTATAGTTTACATGATCTCCAAAGGTCAGATTCATACTCCTAGCGAATCTTCTCTCGATTGCCACTTCACCTGTGTTCTGGGGGTATATTCCCCCGTCGATTTGGAAGACCTCCGGATAAGCATCAAGATAATGGGAATCCACGCCGGCGACCCGCATATCTTCAGAGTCATTTCGATTTGGAACGTCAAGGAAGCCGTCCGATATGGTAATCGATGCAGCCCGCGCTACTCCTTCAATCTCTCTGATGTCCGGAATAACCGCTCTTGTTTGCAGGTTCTCAATCTTAAACGCAAAGGGATCCTTTGTCCATTTGTCCCATTGGCGAACCGAACAAGAATCAACGTATACACTGATTCCCATGGCTGTAGCTGAAGCAAGTGAAAGGCAGAGAAGAGTTAATAGTTTCCGTTTTCGTACCCAAGGAATGCCAGAGTATATTCGAAGCATTTGATTTCATTCCTATACCCATCTAGAGGGAAGAATCTGATAATGTAATTGAATGCAGAGAATAGTCTTGGCTCTGCAAATTATTCCCTCGTTATTTGAAGTATTCTCTTCTCGTTGCTTCCCATTGTTTGGCCAATTCCTCATGTTTTCTAGGGATAGTTATGAGTGCAAATATTGTCGATAATGAAGTAATGAACAATTATAAACATGTTGAGTGATTGAAAATTAAAAGACAGGAAGTCCCTCAAGGGACTTCCGTTAATAACCTAATTTCTGTGATTGTCTGTTAATTCCCTCAATGCTGTCTAAGTGCTATTGAGGATCGTAGTGATAGACGAAGGGTTTATAGTATTCATGGGTTTCGAGGTACCACCCTCCGCCATAGAAGGTATACGTGTACCAGACTTTAACCTCATACCTCCCAGCGTGTCCATCTGGATCTAGGATTATCTCAAACACTGATTTCAAGCCCTTTTCGTAGAGTGCGGGATATCCAACTGGCCACTCAACTATAACAGCATGTCCATCCGCCCAAGATGATGCTCCTTCAGCATCGTCCGCCTCCTCCAAACCTGACGAAGCAGAAAACCTATCCAACAAAATCTCCGTTAGCTCGTTATAAACTATTTCAAGGTCGTTATCAGTGTCGGTATTCTCCGGGCTTGTTCTCATTGTCTCCACAGAAATCCATGAAGTGTCAAGCCAATCATCGTGTGGATATGACCATATTTTCACGGTAATTCTAAGCTTGGCATAGGCATTATATGGATCTTCTCCGCCTTTAGTCATCATCGCAGCTCTGAAATGGGGATCATTGTCCGATGAAGGGTCTGAGCTTGATGTACAAGGGTATCTTGTATTGTGTGAAGTTATTGCAAGCCATTTATCCGAACGCTCCAAGTTCTGGGCGTCTGGGCCGGTATCACACCATGCTGCGACGGGCTTAATACCAACAGCCACCGCAACAAAAACCATCAACAATGCACCAAATATCTTTCTTCTATTCATTACTAAACTCTCCCACACAGGTATATACTATGTATATACCTTCATGCGCCTCATATAAAATAGTGCATCTTAATAAGATTTGGGGTTAATTTGATTTAAAGTAGGGGCATTACTTCCAGATGTTCTTAGGATAATTACATTAACGACAACAACATTGAGCCTTTCTAGTGTTTTGGAATCCATCATCAAACCTGACTACTGTGTAATTCCCACATAAATAATGAATTCCGCTTATTTTCTTAGATATTCATAGGGTTCGGCTTAGTACCTAGCAAATTCTGGTTGTCCTCGCGTTTTGACATAAATTCCAAGAGAGATGGCAGCTGCTACTCCCACCCCTCCAATCACAATAGCTATTGCCATCGGATGTATTCCTGGAGATAGCTGACGGGGGTAATGATCTACGCTCCCTGCATCACCAGGAACAGTATATTGTCCGAAACCGATGTAATCACTCCAGAAGTTTCCGTGTGTCCCGTTATCCCATTGACTGCCTCCACCCCTATCGGAACCATTAGTATCGTTGTTGTAACCCAATCGGTTTAGGTAAATGAGATTAGATTCCTCTCCTGCAACAGCCACGCCGGTATTTCCATTACGCATTGCTCTATTCTCTTTCAATGTGCAATTGTCTGAGAATACTATGTGGAAGCCGTCGTCTCCATTATCAACCGCAGCACAATTTGTAACAACGCAGTTTTCTCCTGAAAGATAGAAACCGTCATCGGCGTTATCAACTGAGGTATTATTCGCAAGTACGCAATTATCGGATTGAACAATCTTGAAACCGTTGGCCAAATTGTTATATGCTTCGTTTTCTATGAGATAGCAAGAACTGGCATTCGAAACATCCAATGCAGTTTTGCGGGATTCGGCAATACAAGAGCGAATCACTCCATGAGTGACATTACTCAAGAGTATTCCAGGATTCTGCGATGGTTCCAATGAGGATATACGACATT
Coding sequences within:
- a CDS encoding FtsX-like permease family protein: MLRIYSGIPWVRKRKLLTLLCLSLASATAMGISVYVDSCSVRQWDKWTKDPFAFKIENLQTRAVIPDIREIEGVARAASITISDGFLDVPNRNDSEDMRVAGVDSHYLDAYPEVFQIDGGIYPQNTGEVAIERRFARSMNLTFGDHVNYTGESEASDTYHLRVVGIFDLWTSNESTVFDDTTSWYVRDVKALVTPKQLAESAGDFEVHVDIDRTTLTPYNAAASLKYVEDIGTRIRRKLPTEALTWGTLKIGIREYMEWRSSTRTEQILQSSGVILMVFLLDFLAIRYSYNQRKNEFLMLQARGASEREVDRMFTIELSLLVGIGAIIGFFLGVLLSRVAISSTAYFTFNPSLFFSEPFLITVESLLFSAMVGLFIPFMTLAGFFLGRSVEKPDIAQNRKLGKAIRILRRIRWDVLLLIMSGLTLVSLYSLDVSILENPILSTVLSVSPLLLFIAISSLAVKGIRQGASRISSAFDGVFGKLPSSVGIRRVGRSASSGASTAIVLVLAISLAWNMSVLDASLPRTRRNHARFAFGSDMSFHMDEQRVDSWQLFFNNVTSHSMVEGTSLLSKMDASLATGRSGHAELVALDPAEYGKVGYDYMGVPLNESTVMKDLLRDLEVSSGGAIITASIADQYDFSVNDVVRISIDDSSQDAKTITVHISGIVSRLSSATEGSPSRDGGWPYNLGKAVLWVNRDSLASDVNLSTSADNVLCTRLKEAADAREVVNELVRAGGDIVLEEDGWVAVDQEVATYVDGIRYSVSRSVDTMATVGMVLVIGGVFALYASENLRSRKREIALLRSMGGNTVDVVKPQIAELAVLSLFAMLLLIIYAPLLIISNLLTYAQSTTDFPVRVFVVIRWPPLLSIAGFFIGSIIVIVAILAVSNTRINLAQELNAHWAEAGPYRGER